Part of the Bradyrhizobium sp. AZCC 1721 genome, CAAAACCCGCTGGAGCAGGAAGGCACCTACCCGCTGCCCGAGGCCCAGCTCGACCGCTTCCTGATGGAAATCGACGTCGATTATCCCGATCGCGACGCCGAACGCCGCATCCTGTTCGAGACCACGGGCGCGGAAGAGACGCTTGCCAAGGCCTCGATGGACGCGGAAACCCTGATCGCGGCGCAGCGGCTGGTGCGGCGGCTGCCGGTCGGCGACAGCGTCGTCGAGGCGATCCTGTCGCTGGTGCGCGCCGCACGCCCCAACACCGAAGACGGCGGCGACAAGCTGATCGCCTGGGGGCCGGGCCCGCGCGCCAGCCAATCGTTGATGTTGGCAGTCCGTGCCCGCGCCTTGCTCGACGGCCGCCTTGCGCCCTCGATCGACGACGTGCTCGATCTCGCCGAACCCGTTCTCAAGCACCGCATGGCGCTGACCTTCTCGGCGCGCGCGGAAGGCCGCACCATTCCCGACGTAATCAGACAATTGAAGACGCGGATTGGTTGATGGCCGCAGAGACCAGCCACGAGAACAGGGAGATTGTTGCGATCCGACGTGCCGATGGCGAAAGCCGAACGCTCGCCGCATCGCTGCCCCGTCTCGTGCTCGATGCCCGCCGCATCGCCGCCAACGTCATCCATGGCCTGCACGGCAGGCGCCGCGCCGGCGCCGGCGAGAGCTTTTGGCAATATCGCCGCTTCGTCTCCGGCGAACCGTCGCAGAACGTCGACTGGCGGCGCTCGGCGCGCGACGATCATCTCTATGTCCGCGAACAGGAATGGGAGGCGGCGCATACGATCTGGCTGTGGCCCGACCGTTCGCCGTCGATGGCATTTGCTTCCAAGGGGGCCCGCGACTCCAAGCTGGAGCGTGGCCTGATCGTGACCTTTGCGCTCGCCGAACTCCTGGTTTCGGGCGGAGAGCGCGTCGGCATTCCCGGCCTGATGACCCCGACCGCAAGCCGCAACGTGATCGACAAGATGGCGCAGGCGATGCTGCATGACGATGCGGTGCGCGCCAGCCTGCCGCCCTCCTTCGTGCCGTCGGCCCTGGCCGAAATTGTCGTGCTGTCCGACTTCTGGTCGCCGATGAGCGAAATCAGGACGATGCTCGCCGGGCTTTCGGCCTCCGGCGCCCATGGCACGCTGATCCAGGTCGTCGATCCTGCCGAAGAGACCTTTCCTTACGCCGGCCGGATCGAGTTCGTCGAGCCGGAAGGTTTTGGCGTCATCACCGCCGGCCGCGCCGAGAGCTGGGCCAGCGACTATGTCGCCCGCGTCACGCTGCATCGCGATGAGATCCGCAGCGAAACCAACAGGCTCGACTGGCTGTTCTCGACCCACACCACCAGCCGGTCCGCCGCCGAACTGCTGCTGTTCCTGCATTCCGGCATGATGGCAGCCAAGGGAAGCGTGCGCGGCTCAACGGTCAAGGCGGGGCGCAGCGCATGATGGCGGGCATCCCCTTAAGCTTTGCGCAGCCGCTGCTTCTGCTGGGCCTGCTGAGCCTGCCGGTGCTGTGGTGGCTGTTGCGCGTGATGCCGCCGCGGCCGAGACGGATCGAATTTCCGCCGACCCGGCTGTTGTTCGACATCAGGCCCAGGGAAGAAACTCCGTCGCGGACGCCGTGGTGGCTGACGGCGCTGCGTCTCGCCGCCGCGGCGCTGGTCATCCTTGCCGCCGCAGGCCCGATCTGGAATCCGCAGACCGGGGTCGGCGGCAGCAATGCGCCGCTTGTGATTCTGCTCGACGACGGCTGGAGCGCGGCCGCAAGCTGGGACACCCGGATCAAGGCCGCGGACGAATTGATCGCCAACGCCGACAACGACCGCCGCGGGGTCGCGTTGGTTTCGCTTTCCGAACCCGCACGTGACATCACGCTGATGCCAGCCGGTACCGCACGCGTCGCGCTGCGCCAGATTGCACCAAAGCCGCATTCGATCGACCGCGTCGACACGCTAGGCGCGCTCGACCGCTTCCTGAAGGCCACCGGTGATGCCGAGATCGCGTGGCTGTCCGACGGTGTCGATACCGGGCGCGGCGCCGAATTCGTCGAGAATCTCGCCAAGACCATCGGCGACCGCAAGCTGACGGTGTTCGAGGGCGGCGCGGCGCCAGCGCAAGCCTTGGTCGCTGCCGAAAACGCCGCGGCGAAAATGACGGTCAAGGTGCTGCGCACCACCGGCGGCGTCGCAGCCGGCGTGGTCCGCGCGATCGACGCCAAGGGCTCGCCGATCGGCGAGGCGCGCTACGCGTTCGGCATGCAGGACCGCGAAAGCGAAGCGGCATTCGATCTGCCCGTCGAACTGCGCAATGACATTTCGCGGCTGGAAATCTCGGGTGAACGATCGGCCGGTGCGGTGCAATTGCTCGACAAACGATGGCGACGGCGCGCCGTTGGCGTCGTCACCGGCGCGACCAGCGATACCGCCCAACCGCTATTGGCATCGACCTTCTACCTTACCCGCGCCCTGTCGCCATTCGCCGACGTGCGGCTCGGCGACCGCGGCGCGCCGCAACAGGTGATCGCGCAGTTCCTCGATCAGCGGCTGCCGATGATCGTGCTCGCCGATGTCGGCACGCTGTCGCCGGAAATCCGCGAGCGGCTGAACGCATGGATCGATCAGGGCGGCGTGCTGGTGCGTTTCGCAGGTCCCCGCCTGGCGCAGGCCGATGACGATCTGGTGCCGGTGAAACTGCGTCGCGGCGGCCGCGTCCTCGGCGGCAGTCTGACCTGGGAAAAGCCACAACATCTGGCGTCCTTCGCCGCCGACGCTCCGTTCGCGGGCCTCGCGGTGCCCAAGGATGTCACCGTGAACCGGCAGGTGCTGGCCGAGCCCGATGCGGTGCTCGCCACCAAGACCTGGGCGTCGCTGGAAGACGGCACGCCGCTGGTGACCGGCGAGCATCGTGGCAGGGGCATTGTCAGCCTGTTCCATGTCGGCGCCGACTCGCGCTGGTCTGACTTGCCGATGTCCGGCAGCTTCGTCGAGATGCTGCGGCGGCTC contains:
- a CDS encoding AAA family ATPase; this encodes MASADGVEKLEDAIVRSAEQVAGQIRAAKEAISTVIFGQVRVIENTLVTILSGGHALLIGVPGLAKTKLVETLGITLGLDAKRIQFTPDLMPSDILGAEVLDESNSGRRSFRFISGPVFAQLLMADEINRASPRTQSALLQAMQEQHITVAGARHDLPKPFHVLATQNPLEQEGTYPLPEAQLDRFLMEIDVDYPDRDAERRILFETTGAEETLAKASMDAETLIAAQRLVRRLPVGDSVVEAILSLVRAARPNTEDGGDKLIAWGPGPRASQSLMLAVRARALLDGRLAPSIDDVLDLAEPVLKHRMALTFSARAEGRTIPDVIRQLKTRIG
- a CDS encoding DUF58 domain-containing protein, translating into MAAETSHENREIVAIRRADGESRTLAASLPRLVLDARRIAANVIHGLHGRRRAGAGESFWQYRRFVSGEPSQNVDWRRSARDDHLYVREQEWEAAHTIWLWPDRSPSMAFASKGARDSKLERGLIVTFALAELLVSGGERVGIPGLMTPTASRNVIDKMAQAMLHDDAVRASLPPSFVPSALAEIVVLSDFWSPMSEIRTMLAGLSASGAHGTLIQVVDPAEETFPYAGRIEFVEPEGFGVITAGRAESWASDYVARVTLHRDEIRSETNRLDWLFSTHTTSRSAAELLLFLHSGMMAAKGSVRGSTVKAGRSA
- a CDS encoding DUF4159 domain-containing protein, which translates into the protein MAGIPLSFAQPLLLLGLLSLPVLWWLLRVMPPRPRRIEFPPTRLLFDIRPREETPSRTPWWLTALRLAAAALVILAAAGPIWNPQTGVGGSNAPLVILLDDGWSAAASWDTRIKAADELIANADNDRRGVALVSLSEPARDITLMPAGTARVALRQIAPKPHSIDRVDTLGALDRFLKATGDAEIAWLSDGVDTGRGAEFVENLAKTIGDRKLTVFEGGAAPAQALVAAENAAAKMTVKVLRTTGGVAAGVVRAIDAKGSPIGEARYAFGMQDRESEAAFDLPVELRNDISRLEISGERSAGAVQLLDKRWRRRAVGVVTGATSDTAQPLLASTFYLTRALSPFADVRLGDRGAPQQVIAQFLDQRLPMIVLADVGTLSPEIRERLNAWIDQGGVLVRFAGPRLAQADDDLVPVKLRRGGRVLGGSLTWEKPQHLASFAADAPFAGLAVPKDVTVNRQVLAEPDAVLATKTWASLEDGTPLVTGEHRGRGIVSLFHVGADSRWSDLPMSGSFVEMLRRLVDMSGYTTKPGAGVASEATNVETVAPLRTLDGFGAFGPPPSTAKPMPADYRDRGTSEHPPGFYGPADGPIAVNTLAAADRIAPLETSSLRAQRASYTNAEPRDLRGILLSSSLVLFLIDAVVVAMLGAGLAALWRRRTATAAVLLALILVAASTAPSPTRAQGNDEFAIKSVSQTRLAYVVTGNADVDSIVKAGMAGLTLFLAQRTALEAGDPVGIDPAKDELAFFPLIYWPVVPGAPKPPQDAINRIDAYMKQGGTVLFDTRDAVEAPPGENGASQTSGMRTLREILSSLDVPELEPVPREHVLTKTFYLLRDFPGRFTSGQTWVETLPREDEDDTASRPARGGDGVSPIIITSNDLAGAWAHRPDGQPMLPLTPNEPRQREFAFRSGVNIVMYTLTGNYKADQVHAPALIERLGQ